A single Meles meles chromosome 20, mMelMel3.1 paternal haplotype, whole genome shotgun sequence DNA region contains:
- the RLN3 gene encoding relaxin-3, which yields MAKRLLLLLLTVWVLAGELWLTPEARTSPYGVKLCGREFIRAVIFTCGGSRWRRLDILASEATDADLDTDSEGDEAVASSEWLARTKNPLAFYGSEPGWQGAPGALRGGRDVVAGLSSSCCKWGCSKSDISGLC from the exons ATGGCCAAgcgcctgctgctgctgctgctaactGTGTGGGTGCTGGCTGGGGAGCTGTGGCTGACGCCTGAGGCCCGGACATCGCCCTATGGGGTGAAGCTCTGTGGCAGGGAATTCATCCGGGCAGTCATCTTCACCTGCGGTGGCTCCCGGTGGAGAAGGCTGGACATCCTGGCCTCTGAAGCTACAG ATGCAGACTTGGACACAGACAGTGAGGGGGATGAGGCAGTAGCCTCCAGCGAGTGGTTGGCCCGGACCAAGAACCCCCTGGCTTTCTATGGGAGCGAACCCGGCTGGCAGGGAGCTCCAGGGGCTCTGCGGGGTGGCCGCGATGTCGTGGCAGGTCTCTCCAGCAGCTGCTGCAAGTGGGGGTGCAGTAAGAGTGACATCAGCGGCCTCTGCTAG
- the IL27RA gene encoding interleukin-27 receptor subunit alpha, with amino-acid sequence MRGPRALLFGPRPKLVLLPLLLLLGHRTRSRDSPGPLQCYGVGPLGDLNCSWEALGDLGAPSTLHLQSQKYHSNRTWTVPVPAGQSWVTIPREQLTMSDELLVWGTKAGQPLWPPVFVNLETQMKPDAPRLYPDVDFSEDEPLEATVHWAPPVWPPHNVMVCQFYYRRCQGTAWTLLEPEVKSIPLAPVEIQDLELATGYEVRGRCRMEKEENLWSEWSPILSFQTLPSAPKDVWISGNLCGTPGRREPLLLWKDPGHCMQMSYKVWFQAGDQELIQKTAPCCSSFIPTLAKWVGVSAINATSWEPLTNLSLACLGPDLAPRDVVVSSIAGSTGLLVTWQRGSGELQEHVVDWARDGDPLEDLSWIRLPPENLSALLPGNFEGGVPYRITVTAVSPWGVAPAPSVWRFREELAPLAGPVLWRLQDAPPGTPAIAWGEVPRLQLRGHLTHYTVFVRSGTTPTVCMNVSGSTRNITLPDLPWGPCELWVTASTNAGQGPPGPSLRLHLPDNSLKWKVLPGVFLLWGLLLTGCGVSLATSRRCLHLRHKVLPRWVWEKIPDPANSNCGQPHVEEVPQAQPPRDLPILKVEEMEPLPVMEPPQTSTQLGSGYEKHFLPTPEELGLLGPPPVPKLWPEPSPGQERGAHLTDEDTEAQRG; translated from the exons ATGCGGGGGCCCCGGGCCCTCCTCTTCGGGCCGCGGCCGAAGCTggtgctgctgcccctgctgttGCTGCTGGGCCACCGGACCCGGTCCCGGG ACAGCCCTGGGCCTCTGCAGTGCTATGGAGTTGGACCCTTGGGCGATCTGAACTGCTCGTGGGAAGCTCTTGGGGACCTGGGAGCACCCTCCACGCTGCACCTCCAGAGCCAGAAGTA CCATTCCAACAGAACGTGGACTGTGCCAGTGCCTGCCGGGCAGAGCTGGGTGACCATTCCGAGGGAACAGCTTACCATGTCTGATGAACTGCTTGTCTGGGGTACCAAGGCAGGCCAGCCTCTCTGGCCCCCAGTCTTCGTGAATCTGGAAACCCAAA TGAAGCCAGATGCCCCCAGGCTGTACCCTGACGTGGACTTTTCAGAGGATGAGCCCCTGGAGGCCACTGTCCATTGGGCCCCACCTGTGTGGCCACCCCATAATGTCATGGTCTGCCAGTTCTACTATCGAAGATGCCAGGGGACGGCCTGGACCCTG ctGGAGCCGGAAGTGAAGTCCATTCCCCTGGCACCTGTTGAGATTCAGGACCTGGAGCTGGCCACGGGCTATGAGGTGCGGGGCCGCTGccgaatggagaaagaagagaatctGTGGAGCGAGTGGAGCCCCATTTTGTCCTTCCAGACGCTGCCCTCTG CTCCGAAAGATGTATGGATATCTGGGAACCTCTGTGGGACACCAGGCAGACGGGAACCCCTGCTTCTGTGGAAG GACCCGGGGCACTGCATGCAGATGAGCTATAAAGTTTGGTTCCAGGCTGGAGACCAGGAGCTGATCCAGAAGACGGCTCCCTGCTGCAGCTCCTTCATTCCCACCCTGGCCAAGTGGGTTGGGGTGTCTGCCATCAATGCTACGAGCTGGGAGCCTCTTACCAACCTTTCTTTGGCCTGCCTGG GTCCAGATCTCGCCCCCCGCGACGTGGTGGTCAGCAGCATAGCCGGCAGCACAGGGCTGCTGGTGACTTGGCAGCGGGGGTCTGGGGAGTTGCAGGAGCACGTGGTGGACTGGGCTCGAGACGGGGATCCCCTGGAGGACCTCAGCTGGATCCGGCTTCCCCCTGAGAACCTTAGTGCTCTGTTGCCAG GGAATTTTGAAGGAGGGGTCCCCTACCGAATCACAGTGACAGCAGTCTCTCCTTGGGGCGTGGCCCCTGCCCCCTCAGTCTGGAGGTTCAGAGAGGAACTGG CGCCCCTAGCTGGGCCCGTGCTTTGGCGACTCCAGGATGCTCCTCCAGGGACCCCTGCCATAGCGTGGGGAGAGGTCCCAAGACTTCAACTCCGGGGCCATCTCACCCACTACACTGTGTTTGTACGGAGCGGGACCACGCCTACTGTCTGCATGAACG TGAGCGGCAGCACCCGGAACATCACCCTGCCCGACCTTCCCTGGGGTCCTTGTGAGCTGTGGGTGACCGCATCCACGAACGCAGGACAGGGGCCACCAGGTCCCAGCCTCCGGCTTCACCTTCCAG ATAACAGCCTGAAGTGGAAAGTTCTGCCGGGTGTCTTTCTCCTGTGGGGCTTGCTCCTGACCGGCTGTGGTGTGAGCCTGGCCACATCTAGAAG GTGCCTCCACCTTCGGCACAAGGTACTGCCCCGCTGGGTCTGGGAGAAGATTCCTGATCCGGCCAATAGCAATTGTGGCCAGCCCCACGTGGAG GAGGTGCCTCAGGCTCAGCCCCCCAGGGACTTGCCCATCCTGAAAGTGGAGGAGATGGAGCCGCTCCCAGTTATGGAGCCCCCCCAGACCTCCACCCAGCTGGGCTCTGGCTATGAGAAACACTTCCTGCCCACCCCCGAGGAGCTGGGCCTTCTGGGCCCACCCCCAGTTCCCAAATTGTGGCCTGAACCCAGCCCAGGCCAGGAGAGGGgtgcccatttgacagatgaagacactgaggctcagagaggctga